ATTCGGAACAGGCGTGATGTCGTTGGCAAGGGTTCAAATCGTTTAATGGTAGTTCCGCGATGGATTTTCACATTATCCGGGAATACCGGGAGTAGAACTGGGGCAACAAGCAACACAGAGAGTGCATTTCCTCCTCGACCTTGCTAAAATGAACCTCGCCGTCCGTTCCAAAAATCGAACAACAGGAGGGGTGCAGGTTGATAAAAGCCGAGGAGGGGAACCGGGCGACGGGCCTGCGGTTGAAGAACCTGAGGCATCGGTTGGGGTTGTCCATCCGGGACGTGGCGGCGGCGAGCCGTTGCGTGGCGGAGAAGGCCGGCGACGACCGGTACCTCCTGTCCCCGAGCCAGGTGGCCGACATGGAGAATCACGGGCGCGTGCCCGGGATTCACAAACTCTGCGCCCTGGCCATCGTCTACGAGCGGCCGCTCCTGGAGGTCCTCTCCCTGCTGGGGGTGGACGTCCACAAGGAGACGGCCGGGAGAACCGGGCCCGTCGGCGACGGCGTTCCCGACCGGACCCGCCCTGTCGACCTGGTGAACTCCCGGCGGGAGATGGACGTTCCCCTCCGCTTCGACCCGATGTTCTCCCGGCAGGCAACCGTGCTCCTGAACCGGGTGATCGTGGAGTGGCGGACGCTTCCCTTCGAATTCCTCAACCGCCTGGATTTCGAGCGGTACCTTTACGTCCGGATCGGGCGGAAGGACAACCTGATGCACCCCCTCCTCCGTGCCGGGTCCGTGGTGAAAGTGGACACCCGGCGGCGGGACACATCGTCGGCGGACCGCCCCGGGACACCCGCCAGAGGGGGGCGGGCGCGGAAGGCGCGGAATACGGCAGGGGCGGCCGCCCCTCCACCGGCCGGGAGGGAGGGCCCCGGCCCCGGCGGCGCCAGGGAAGGCGTCGGCTGGCGCAACGAGCACGAGCGGCCGTTGTTCCTGGTGGAGACCCCGCGGGGGTGGCGTTGCGCCTGGTGCCTGCTGGACGGCCCCTGGGTCTGCCTGGTCCCGCACCCCCTCTCCCTGAAGCCCCAAGAGCGTTACCGGTTGCGTTCGGAAGCGGAGATCGTCGGAACGGTGGTTGGCGGGTGGGTGTCCTTCAGCCCAGAGGACGATTCGTGAGCACTGTGTCGAGGGTGAGACGGAAGCGGTCGGCTTCGGCCCCGTCCGCGCGGTCCGGAACGAGGCGGTCCACCGGGGCGCCCGGGGTGTGGGCGGAGAAGAGATCGGCCCCCCATGCGGGCCCCCCGGAAAGGAACCGGCCGATCTCGGCTTCGAGGGCTTCCGGCGGAAGGGACGCCACCCGGGAGAAAACGGACCGGTGAACCCGGTGGAAAGCCTCCTGCGCGGCCTCCGCCCCGTAGAGGTTCTCCATCCCCCAGTGGACGTATCGCCGCGTCGAAGGGTCCCGCAGGGAAGCCAGGTAGACGAGTTGGTGGAAAACGCCGGACAGCGCCGCCAGAAACGATCGCTCGAGGTCCCGGCAGGCCGCCTCGACCGATTTCTCGCCGCCCCCGAAGATGCCTCCGTCCCCCATCCGTCCTCCTGCCTCCATCCTGGACCGTCCCGGAACGTCAGGGTTGCCCCTTGACGATCATGTCACACTTTCCGGGCCGGCATTGTGACGTGTGATCCCTGAATGCGTTCTCACGATCGTCCTCGAACGTTTCCGGACCGCCCGCCGGCGAGAGGACCGGGACGGCCGGTTCGCAACGGGGGGCACCGGAATCCGCCCGGTTTTCCGTTGCTTTTCACGGCCCGGTGTGGCAAGCTGAAAGCCCCTTCGCGCAGTGGCCGGGTCCGGGCGGGAAAGCCCGGAGGGCGCCGCGGGCGGCGGGGAATTCCCGAAAGGAGCGACACCATGAGCCAGGCGTTCGAGTTCGAGACCGCGACGGTGCTGGACCGGTTCCTGCGATACGTCCAGGTGCACACCACGTCCCGGGACGACGCGGAGAGCTACCCTTCCACCAAGTGCCAGAAAGACCTCGGGAAGATGCTGGTGAAGGAGCTCAAGGCCCTCGGGCTCGAGGACGCGGCCATGGACCGGCACGGCTACGTGACGGCCACCCTCCCGTCCAACCTCCCCGAGGAGGCGGCGGCGAACGTGCCGGTGATCGGCCTCATCGCTCACCTGGACACCTACCCCATGGTCTCGGGCGAGGACGTCAACCCGGTGCTGCACGAGAACTACGACGGCTCCGACCTGGTGCTGCCGGGCGACCCCGCCCAGGTGATACGGGTCGATGAGAACAAGGAACTCCAGGACTTCGTGGGCGACACGATCGTGACCTCTGACGGGACCACCCTCCTGGGGGCGGACGACAAGGCCGGCATCGCGGAGATCATGGCGGCCGTGGAGTACATGGTGAAGAACCCCGACTTCAAGCACGGCGCCATCCGGATCGGCTTCACGCCCGACGAGGAGGTGGGGGCGGGGACGCGCTACTTCGACGTGGAGAAGTTCGGCGCCCGCTACGCCTACACCCTGGACGGCGACTATCCCGGCGTGGTGGAGAACGAGACCTTCTGCGCCGACGGGGCGGTGGTGAAGATCACCGGCAAGGACGTGCACCCCGGCTACGCCAGGGGGAAGATGGTGAACGCCGTCCGGGCGGCCGCCTACTTCATCCAGCTCTTCCGCGAGGCGGCCCTCCCCGAGACCACGGAAAAGCGCGAGGGCTATCTGCACCCCCACGTGATCGAGGGGAACGTCAGCGAGGTCAAGGTCCACATCCTCCTGCGGGATTTCGAGGTGGAGGGGCTCGCGGATCACCGGGAGTGGCTCGAGCGCGCCTGCGACAGCGTCCGGGGCCGGTTCCCCGGGGCGGTGGTGGAACTGGAGGTCAAGGAGAGCTACCGGAACATGGTCTACAAGCTCCAGGAACACCCCCAGGTCCTCGAGTACGCCGTGGAGGCCATCGAGCGCGCAGGGCTCAAGCCCATCCGGAAGGCGATCCGCGGCGGCACCGACGGGGCCCGCCTGAGCTTCATGGGCCTGCCGACCCCCAACCTCTTCGCCGGGGGGATGAACTTCCACTCCAAGCAGGAGTGGGTGGCGGTGAGCGCCCTCCGCAAGGCCGTCGAGACCATCCTCCACCTGATGGCCATCTGGCGGGAAAAATCCCTGGGGGCCTGAGAGGCGGCGTGACGAAGATCTACACCCGAACCGGCGACGCGGGGGAGACCGGGCTCTTCTCCGGCGAGCGGGTGCCCAAGGACCACCTCCGGCTCGAGGTTTACGGCACCCTGGACGAGGTGAACGTGTTGATCGGGGCCGCCCGGGCGAAGAACGGGAACCTCTTCCTCGAGCAGTTCTGCAGCCGTTTACAGACGCTCGTCTTCATTCTCTGCTGCGACCTGGCCACCACCGGGGGAGGAGCGGTGGACCGGGTCGACGGGCGCCACGTCCGCTACGTGGAGTCCTGCATCGACCAGATCACCGCCGAACTTCCCCCGTTGCGAAGCTTCATCCTCCCGTCCGGTTGCGAAGCCGCCCTTCAGCTCCACCTGGCCCGGACGGTCTGCCGCCGCGCCGAGCGACGGCTGGCGGCCCTCTCCCGGGTGGAACCCGTCAACCCGGATACGGTGGTCCTCGTCAACCGGATGTCCGACTACCTCTTCGTCCTGGCCCGCTACGCGAACCACAAGGCCGGCCGGGCGGATGAACCCCTGAACCGGGACTTCCCCGAACTCAAGGCGTTCTGTGCGGGACAACCAAGAGATGAAACCACTAATCGCACTAATGAACACTAATAACGCCTCACGTTTAGGGAAGTGAGAGCGTTGCGCATTTTTGTTTTATGTATGGCGAAATGGCAAAGAATGTCTTTCTTCTCACTCTGCCTCATCAGGTAGTCAGACGCTGAACAGTTAACACTGGGCAGCCCATCATCCCCAAGACAGGGTTGTAATTGCATCTATTAGTGAAGATTAGTGCTATTAGTGGTTCGGTCAAATCGGTCTCGAGGAAGAAGTGGCGTTAGACCAAAGGGAATACAATGATACTCAGTAGTGAAGAGAGAATGAACGGTGCGGACGATCCCTTCGTGGTCGGGGGGAAGACGTTGTCGAGCCGGCTGCTGCTGGGGACGGGGAAATACGCCTCCAAGCAGGCGATGGAGGACGCCATCCGGGCCTCGGGGACGGCCCTCGTCACCGTGGCCATGCGCCGGATCGACGTGGAACGTCACGAGGACAACCTCCTCGAGCACATCCCGCCGCACGTGGTGCTGATGGTCAACACCTCGGGCGCCCGCAACGCCGGGGAGGCAGTGGAGATCGCCCGGCTCTTCCGGGAGGCGGGCGGCGGCGACTGGGTGAAGATCGAGATCATGACCGACTCCCGCTGGCTCCTTCCCGACAACCAGGAGACCGTGAAAGCCACCCGAACCCTGGCGGCCGAAGGCTTCGTGGTGCTGCCGTACATGTACCCGGACCTGTATGCCGTCCGGGCGCTGGAGGACGCCGGCGCCGCGGCCGTGATGCCCCTGGGTTCCCCGATCGGCAGCTGCAAGGGCGTGGTCACCCGGGACTTCGTCCGGATCACCGTGGAGGAGACCTCGCTCCCCGTCATCGTGGACGCCGGCATCGGCGCCCCCTCCCACGCCGTGGAGGCCATGGAACTGGGCTGTGCGGCCGTCCTGGTCAACACCGCCGTGGCCTGCGCCAGTGAGCCCGCCGCCATGGCCGAGGCCTTCGCCCTGGCCGTCCGGGCGGGGCGCCTGGCCTACCGGGCCGGCCTGGCCTCCGGTGCGTCCGAATCCTCCGCTTCCTCCCCGTTGACGGGGTTCCTCTTCGAAGACCCGTCATGATGTCCGCCGGCGAAATCCGACGCATCCTGGAGGATCCGTCTCGGGCCCTGCTGGAAGACCTCGCGGGCCGGGCCGCCCGTCTGACCCGGCAGTACTTCGGCCGGGCCGTGTCGTTGTACGCCCCGCTGTACCTCTCCAACTACTGCGAGAATCGATGCCTCTACTGCGGCTTCCACCAGGGGCGGGGCATCCGGCGGCAAAAGCTGGACCGCGACGGGATGCGTCGCGAAATGGGGGCCGTGGCCGCCATGGGGATCCGGAGCATACTCCTCCTCACGGGGGAGTCGCGCGTTCACACACCGCCCGAGTACATCCGCGGGGCCGTGGAGGAGGCCCGGGCGTTCTTTCCCGCCATCGCCGTGGAGATCTACCCCCTGGAGGAGGACGAGTACCGCGACCTGGTCGCGGCCGGCGTGGACGGCGTGACCCTTTACCAGGAGACTTTCGCCCGGGACCGCTATGCCCGGGTGCACCCGGAAGGGAGGAAGGCCGACTATGACTGGCGACTGGACGCCCCCCGCCGCATGGCGAAAGCAGGGATCCGGACCATCCAGCTGGGGGCCCTGATGGGGCTCTGGGACCCCGCGGAGGACGCCGCCGCGCTTTTCTCCTACCTTCACGACATGGAGAAGCACTTCCCGGGTGTCGAGTACAGCCTCTCCTTCCCCCGGATCGTCCCGGTCAATGCATCCCTGGACTATTTCCCCGTTTCGGACGAGGGCCTCGTGAAGCTTCTGGCCCTCGCCCGCCTGGAGTTTCCCCGGGTGGGGATTTCCCTGTCCACCCGGGAGCGGGCCCGCATGCGGGATCACGCCCTGGAGATCGCGGTCACCCGGCTCTCCGCTGCCTCCCGAACCACGGTGGGCGGTTACGGGGATGCCGTCGCGGCCGCAGAGGAGGACGCCGGGGACGCCGGACAGTTCGAGGTGCGGGACAGCCGGAGCGTGGCGGAGATCGTCGCCATGCTCCGCGAACGCGGCTTCGACCCCGTCTTCACCGACTGG
This is a stretch of genomic DNA from Acidobacteriota bacterium. It encodes these proteins:
- a CDS encoding helix-turn-helix transcriptional regulator, translated to MIKAEEGNRATGLRLKNLRHRLGLSIRDVAAASRCVAEKAGDDRYLLSPSQVADMENHGRVPGIHKLCALAIVYERPLLEVLSLLGVDVHKETAGRTGPVGDGVPDRTRPVDLVNSRREMDVPLRFDPMFSRQATVLLNRVIVEWRTLPFEFLNRLDFERYLYVRIGRKDNLMHPLLRAGSVVKVDTRRRDTSSADRPGTPARGGRARKARNTAGAAAPPPAGREGPGPGGAREGVGWRNEHERPLFLVETPRGWRCAWCLLDGPWVCLVPHPLSLKPQERYRLRSEAEIVGTVVGGWVSFSPEDDS
- the pepT gene encoding peptidase T, with amino-acid sequence MSQAFEFETATVLDRFLRYVQVHTTSRDDAESYPSTKCQKDLGKMLVKELKALGLEDAAMDRHGYVTATLPSNLPEEAAANVPVIGLIAHLDTYPMVSGEDVNPVLHENYDGSDLVLPGDPAQVIRVDENKELQDFVGDTIVTSDGTTLLGADDKAGIAEIMAAVEYMVKNPDFKHGAIRIGFTPDEEVGAGTRYFDVEKFGARYAYTLDGDYPGVVENETFCADGAVVKITGKDVHPGYARGKMVNAVRAAAYFIQLFREAALPETTEKREGYLHPHVIEGNVSEVKVHILLRDFEVEGLADHREWLERACDSVRGRFPGAVVELEVKESYRNMVYKLQEHPQVLEYAVEAIERAGLKPIRKAIRGGTDGARLSFMGLPTPNLFAGGMNFHSKQEWVAVSALRKAVETILHLMAIWREKSLGA
- a CDS encoding cob(I)yrinic acid a,c-diamide adenosyltransferase; the encoded protein is MTKIYTRTGDAGETGLFSGERVPKDHLRLEVYGTLDEVNVLIGAARAKNGNLFLEQFCSRLQTLVFILCCDLATTGGGAVDRVDGRHVRYVESCIDQITAELPPLRSFILPSGCEAALQLHLARTVCRRAERRLAALSRVEPVNPDTVVLVNRMSDYLFVLARYANHKAGRADEPLNRDFPELKAFCAGQPRDETTNRTNEH
- a CDS encoding thiazole synthase — translated: MNGADDPFVVGGKTLSSRLLLGTGKYASKQAMEDAIRASGTALVTVAMRRIDVERHEDNLLEHIPPHVVLMVNTSGARNAGEAVEIARLFREAGGGDWVKIEIMTDSRWLLPDNQETVKATRTLAAEGFVVLPYMYPDLYAVRALEDAGAAAVMPLGSPIGSCKGVVTRDFVRITVEETSLPVIVDAGIGAPSHAVEAMELGCAAVLVNTAVACASEPAAMAEAFALAVRAGRLAYRAGLASGASESSASSPLTGFLFEDPS
- the thiH gene encoding 2-iminoacetate synthase ThiH, which translates into the protein MMSAGEIRRILEDPSRALLEDLAGRAARLTRQYFGRAVSLYAPLYLSNYCENRCLYCGFHQGRGIRRQKLDRDGMRREMGAVAAMGIRSILLLTGESRVHTPPEYIRGAVEEARAFFPAIAVEIYPLEEDEYRDLVAAGVDGVTLYQETFARDRYARVHPEGRKADYDWRLDAPRRMAKAGIRTIQLGALMGLWDPAEDAAALFSYLHDMEKHFPGVEYSLSFPRIVPVNASLDYFPVSDEGLVKLLALARLEFPRVGISLSTRERARMRDHALEIAVTRLSAASRTTVGGYGDAVAAAEEDAGDAGQFEVRDSRSVAEIVAMLRERGFDPVFTDWRRF